The following are encoded in a window of Poecile atricapillus isolate bPoeAtr1 chromosome 3, bPoeAtr1.hap1, whole genome shotgun sequence genomic DNA:
- the CLU gene encoding clusterin: MARALLLLGALLAWGGARALLPLPPLEELSAAGSRAVDAELEAALRGVGRMKSLLENSGKQRRELLGELERTRSGKEEALRVARQKEQELELRGERCGPEARELWERCKPCLRQRCLRLYARTCHSGAGLLGRQLEEFLNNSSPVSVWSEGERLESLLERDQRQERQLEELEERFGILEDGMDEIFRESSQVQGWLHPFFQAPFGGFREEPAERRRFRRFSGEFFPLFRQPPHGFQELFQPLFQFSQRMLENARGNWDDPSGIFGTESRNFSNDRMVCREIRRNSAGCLRMRDECEECREILALDCGQEDPSQQELRQQLEDAVRVAERFTRRYDSLLREFQQEMLNTSGLLERLNRQFGWVSRLANHSMGSEGFLQVTTVLSKAPNPEDPSAPPDTQVTVQLFDSEPLELSVPGEIPWDDPRFMEMVAEQALQRFKENAVE, encoded by the exons AACTGTCGGCGGCGGGCAGCCGGGCGGTGGACGCGGAGCTGGAGGCGGCGCTGCGCGGAGTGGGACGGATGAAATCCCTGCTGGAAAACAGCGGGAAACAACGGCGGGaactgctgggagagctggaacGGACACGGAGCGGGAAAGAG GAAGCGCTGCGCGTGGCGCggcagaaggagcaggagctggagctgcggGGCGAGCGCTGCGGGCCGGAGGCGCGGGAGCTGTGGGAGCGCTGCAAGCCCTGCCTGAGGCAGCGCTGCCTCCGCCTGTACGCGCGAACCTGCcacagcggggccgggctgctGGGCCGCCAG ctggaggaattcctgaaCAATTCGTCTCCGGTGTCGGTGTGGTCGGAGGGCGAGCGGCTGGAATCGCTGCTGGAGCGCGACCAGCGCCAGGAGcggcagctggaggagctggaggagcgcTTCGGAATTCTGGAGGATGGGATGGACGAGATTTTCCGGGAGAGCTCCCAGGTCCAGGGGTGGCTCCATCCCTTTTTCCAGGCTCCCTTCGGAGGATTCCGGGAGGAGCCGGCGGAGCGCCGGCGTTTCCGCCGCTTTTCCGGGGAGTTCTTCCCGCTTTTCCGGCAGCCCCCGCACGGATTCCAGGAGCTCTTCCAGCCGCTCTTCCAGTTCAGCCAGCGCATGCTGGAAAACGCCCGCGGGAACTGGGACGATCCCTCGGGAATATTCGGGACAG AATCCCGGAATTTCAGCAACGACCGGATGGTTTGCCGGGAGATCCGGCGGAACTCGGCCGGGTGCCTGCGGATGCGGGATGAGTGCGAGGAGTGCCGGGAGATCCTGGCCCTCG ACTGCGGGCAGGAGGacccatcccagcaggagctgcggcagcagctggaggacgCCGTGCGCGTGGCCGAGCGCTTCACGCGCCGCTACGATTCCCTGCTCCGGGAATTCCAGCAGGAGATGCTCAACACCTCCGGCCTCCTGGAGCGCCTGAACCGCCAGTTCGGCTGGGTGTCCCGCCTGGCCAACCATTCCATGGGATCCGAGGGCTTCCTGCAGGTTACCACG GTGCTGTCCAAGGCTCCCAATCCCGAGGATCCGTCGGCGCCGCCGGACACGCAGGTGACGGTGCAGCTCTTCGACTCGGAGCCGCTGGAGCTGAGCGTGCCCGGGGAGATCCCGTGGGATGATCCCAGGTTCATGGAGATGGTGGCCGAGCAGGCGCTCCAGCGCTTCAAGGAGAACGCCGT agAGTAG